One window of the Synechococcus sp. CC9311 genome contains the following:
- a CDS encoding PHP domain-containing protein has product MTHDQHPLRAVLNTVGPESCPERINLHCHTICSDGSLEPIALIEQATVRKLLHIAVTDHHSIAAYKPMVDWLNQARDRGESTPTLWSGMEISCILRGCLVHVLALGFTPGHTALLPYSSGDAAVGAPLRAGEVRKAIHEAGGIAILAHPGRYRLGFSDLIDAAAELGFDGGEAWYDYDMQQLWAPTPLICESIDKQLKNLGLLRTCGTDTHGIDLKGR; this is encoded by the coding sequence GTGACGCATGACCAGCACCCACTGCGGGCTGTTCTGAACACGGTCGGACCTGAGAGCTGTCCAGAACGCATCAATCTTCATTGCCACACCATTTGCAGCGACGGAAGCCTGGAACCCATCGCACTGATTGAACAAGCAACTGTCCGAAAACTGCTTCACATTGCGGTGACCGATCACCACTCGATCGCTGCCTACAAACCGATGGTCGATTGGCTGAATCAGGCCCGGGATCGGGGCGAGAGCACCCCGACCCTATGGAGTGGGATGGAAATTAGTTGCATCCTGCGTGGTTGTTTGGTCCACGTCTTAGCTCTGGGCTTCACTCCAGGACATACCGCTTTGTTGCCTTACTCCAGCGGCGATGCTGCGGTTGGTGCACCTCTGAGGGCCGGAGAGGTCCGCAAAGCCATTCATGAAGCGGGTGGGATTGCAATTCTTGCCCATCCAGGTCGCTACAGATTGGGGTTCTCAGATTTGATTGATGCAGCCGCTGAGCTCGGTTTCGATGGTGGTGAAGCCTGGTACGACTACGACATGCAACAACTCTGGGCACCCACGCCATTGATCTGCGAATCGATCGACAAACAGTTAAAAAACCTTGGCCTTTTGCGTACTTGCGGCACCGATACCCACGGAATAGACCTAAAAGGCCGCTAA
- the hemJ gene encoding protoporphyrinogen oxidase HemJ, translating to MTLTLPPEAYLWFKTLHIVGVVVWFAGLFYLVRLFIYHVEAEEESSPVREAFKAQYAVMERRLANIITTPGLILTVTMAAGLLITQPSWLQQGWMHAKLGFVGLLLAYHVFCYRLMGQLQAGVCQWSGRQLRALNELPTLLLVLVVMLVVFKTQFPTGAATWLTVGLVVFMAGTIQFYARWRRLREAALAQESASDA from the coding sequence ATGACACTGACGCTTCCTCCTGAGGCTTACCTGTGGTTCAAGACCCTTCACATCGTTGGCGTGGTGGTCTGGTTCGCGGGTCTGTTTTATCTCGTTCGACTGTTCATCTATCACGTTGAAGCGGAAGAGGAGTCGTCACCTGTTCGCGAAGCCTTCAAAGCCCAGTACGCCGTTATGGAAAGGCGACTGGCCAACATCATCACCACACCTGGACTGATCCTCACAGTGACGATGGCTGCAGGTCTGTTGATCACGCAACCGTCCTGGCTGCAGCAAGGCTGGATGCACGCAAAGCTCGGATTTGTGGGCTTGTTGCTGGCCTATCACGTGTTCTGCTATCGACTCATGGGGCAACTGCAGGCTGGGGTCTGCCAGTGGAGCGGAAGGCAACTCCGTGCTCTCAACGAGCTGCCAACCCTGTTGCTCGTCCTCGTGGTGATGCTGGTGGTCTTCAAGACCCAGTTCCCCACAGGAGCAGCAACCTGGTTAACCGTTGGACTCGTGGTGTTCATGGCCGGAACCATTCAGTTTTATGCCCGCTGGCGACGTCTGCGCGAAGCAGCGCTCGCGCAGGAGTCAGCCAGTGACGCATGA
- a CDS encoding cryptochrome/photolyase family protein: MEITLVFPHQLFEHHPGICDNRSIALIADGLILGGDPQWPLTIHPRKLQLHQESMLAYQKHLELKGFSVFTLTPKQNQQTSDLLNQLVDSGYKTFYLVNPIDDLLSKRVRNTLERRHCVLNVLPTPMLLTPTEVMDEHFNGRRKPMMANFYQMQRKRLGVLIDDQGAPVGGRWSYDADNRKKLPKGINVPEEPSIDLPVDHRSAKQWLDTFLEQRLSGFGTFEDAISSKHRVMWHSVLTPMLNLGLLTPQQVLNQTLAVAETSEIPLNSLEGFLRQIIGWREFMAAMYLRHGVTMRNSNFWNFDDRPIPDAFYQGTTGLPPIDDAIKRALNTGYCHHIERLMLLGNIMLLCGFHPTRIYTWFMELFVDAYDWVMVPNIYGMSQFADGGIFTSKPYLSGSNYVRKMSDYKPGEWCGIWDGLFWSFIHRHEDFFRSQPRLAMMTRNLDRMAPDVMETHYSNAQQFLDSLS; the protein is encoded by the coding sequence ATGGAAATCACGCTTGTTTTTCCCCATCAGCTTTTCGAACACCATCCCGGAATTTGTGACAACAGAAGCATCGCCTTGATTGCAGACGGCTTGATCCTCGGAGGTGATCCTCAATGGCCGCTCACGATCCACCCACGCAAGCTCCAGTTGCATCAAGAATCGATGCTTGCCTATCAAAAGCATCTTGAGTTAAAAGGTTTTAGCGTTTTTACACTCACACCCAAGCAAAATCAGCAAACATCAGATCTTCTCAACCAACTAGTCGATTCTGGATATAAAACATTTTACTTGGTGAATCCAATCGATGATTTATTAAGCAAAAGAGTCAGAAACACCTTGGAACGGCGCCATTGCGTTCTCAATGTTCTGCCCACTCCGATGTTACTGACACCAACCGAAGTAATGGATGAACATTTCAATGGCCGACGCAAACCAATGATGGCCAATTTCTATCAAATGCAGCGCAAGCGCTTAGGGGTTTTGATCGATGATCAGGGAGCTCCTGTCGGTGGGCGTTGGAGTTATGACGCCGATAACCGTAAAAAACTTCCCAAAGGAATCAATGTTCCTGAAGAACCATCGATTGATTTACCCGTTGATCACCGATCAGCAAAACAATGGCTTGACACCTTTTTGGAACAGAGACTTTCTGGTTTCGGAACCTTTGAAGATGCCATCAGCTCAAAGCACCGCGTGATGTGGCATAGCGTTTTAACGCCGATGCTCAACCTCGGACTGCTTACTCCCCAGCAGGTTCTCAACCAAACGCTCGCAGTTGCAGAAACGAGTGAGATCCCCCTGAATTCTCTGGAAGGGTTTCTGAGGCAAATCATTGGTTGGCGTGAATTCATGGCTGCTATGTATCTGCGCCATGGAGTAACGATGCGCAACAGCAATTTTTGGAACTTTGATGATCGGCCTATTCCAGATGCATTTTACCAAGGGACCACAGGACTTCCACCTATTGACGATGCAATTAAACGCGCCCTCAACACTGGATATTGTCATCACATTGAGCGCTTGATGCTTCTCGGAAACATAATGCTTCTTTGTGGTTTCCATCCCACTCGCATCTACACCTGGTTTATGGAACTATTCGTGGATGCTTACGATTGGGTCATGGTTCCCAATATTTATGGAATGAGTCAGTTTGCCGATGGTGGAATCTTTACGAGCAAACCTTACTTATCAGGATCAAATTACGTTCGCAAAATGTCTGACTACAAACCCGGAGAGTGGTGTGGGATATGGGATGGCTTGTTCTGGAGTTTTATTCATCGTCATGAAGACTTTTTTCGTTCACAACCAAGATTGGCGATGATGACTCGAAATCTTGATCGCATGGCACCCGACGTGATGGAAACGCATTACTCCAACGCGCAACAGTTTCTTGACTCGCTCAGCTAG